From a region of the Nonlabens sp. Hel1_33_55 genome:
- the ahcY gene encoding adenosylhomocysteinase yields the protein MSTETIPYVPYKVKDISLADYGRLEIELAEAEMPGLMALREEYGESQPLKGARIAGCLHMTIQTAVLIETLVALGADVTWSSCNIFSTQDHAAAAIAAAGIPVYAWKGMNEEEFNWCIEQTLFFGEDRKPLNMILDDGGDLTNMVFDEYPELAEGINGLSEETTTGVHRLYERMKNGTLVMPAINVNDSVTKSKFDNKYGCRESAVDAVRRATDTMLAGKRVVVCGYGDVGKGTAASFKGAGSIVTVTEIDPICALQAVMDGFEVKKLENVVGNADVVITTTGNKDIIRGEHFESMRDKVIVCNIGHFDNEIDVAFLNKNYGDTKVEIKPQVDKYTINGKDIILLAEGRLVNLGCATGHPSFVMSNSFTNQTLAQIELWTNRDAYENEVYMLPKHLDEKVAALHLSRMGAELTELKKDQADYIGVEVAGPFKPEYYRY from the coding sequence ATGAGCACAGAAACCATTCCATACGTACCATATAAAGTAAAGGACATTTCCTTAGCAGATTATGGTCGTCTTGAAATAGAACTAGCCGAAGCAGAGATGCCAGGTCTAATGGCCTTGCGTGAAGAGTACGGCGAGTCCCAACCATTAAAAGGTGCACGCATCGCTGGATGTCTTCACATGACTATCCAGACTGCCGTTCTTATTGAAACACTTGTTGCTCTAGGTGCAGATGTAACCTGGTCATCTTGTAACATTTTTTCTACACAAGATCACGCTGCCGCTGCTATTGCTGCTGCTGGAATACCAGTATATGCTTGGAAGGGAATGAATGAAGAAGAATTTAACTGGTGTATCGAGCAGACCCTATTTTTTGGTGAAGATCGCAAGCCTTTGAACATGATTCTTGATGATGGTGGTGATTTGACTAACATGGTTTTTGATGAATACCCAGAACTTGCTGAAGGTATCAACGGTCTTTCTGAGGAAACTACTACCGGTGTTCACAGGTTGTATGAACGCATGAAAAACGGAACTTTAGTAATGCCAGCGATCAATGTAAATGATTCGGTTACTAAATCTAAATTTGATAATAAATATGGTTGTCGTGAGAGTGCTGTAGATGCCGTGCGTCGCGCAACAGATACTATGCTTGCTGGTAAGCGTGTGGTAGTTTGTGGTTATGGTGATGTAGGTAAAGGTACCGCAGCATCCTTCAAAGGAGCTGGATCCATAGTTACAGTAACTGAAATTGACCCTATTTGTGCGCTACAAGCCGTAATGGACGGTTTTGAAGTTAAGAAACTAGAAAATGTTGTAGGTAATGCAGATGTTGTAATCACAACCACTGGGAACAAAGACATCATACGTGGTGAGCACTTTGAATCCATGCGTGATAAAGTGATTGTTTGTAACATAGGCCACTTTGATAACGAGATTGATGTAGCATTCCTTAACAAGAACTATGGCGATACTAAGGTTGAGATCAAGCCACAGGTTGATAAATACACCATCAACGGCAAAGATATCATCCTTCTTGCCGAAGGTCGTTTGGTAAACCTAGGATGCGCCACTGGTCACCCTAGTTTTGTAATGAGTAACTCATTTACCAACCAGACTCTAGCGCAAATTGAATTGTGGACCAATAGAGATGCCTATGAAAATGAAGTGTACATGTTACCTAAGCATCTTGATGAAAAAGTAGCTGCATTGCACCTTTCACGAATGGGCGCAGAGCTTACAGAATTGAAGAAAGATCAGGCAGACTACATAGGTGTAGAAGTTGCAGGGCCATTCAAGCCGGAATATTACAGATATTAG
- a CDS encoding 4'-phosphopantetheinyl transferase family protein, producing MPVIKTLTNRSNTRVYVWQVTESEAWLRSGIDLSENSINRLVTMSSEMHRRGFLSIRHLLIHAGYTDNDLYYDELGKPHLDGESYISITHSYELTAIIISDATTGIDVEKRRDKILRIAKKFVNYETDFINSQTNKVSALTVIWGSKESMYKCLGQKGLGFFDHCKVEPFDLAENKTTSRIDFNEIQLSYDTYFEEVLEYTLVYILPQS from the coding sequence ATGCCCGTTATAAAAACCCTAACAAATCGCTCCAATACAAGGGTTTATGTCTGGCAGGTAACTGAGTCAGAAGCATGGTTAAGATCTGGCATCGATTTGTCTGAAAACTCCATAAACAGGCTAGTCACCATGAGTTCAGAGATGCACCGTCGTGGCTTTTTGAGCATACGACATTTGTTGATTCATGCAGGTTATACGGACAACGATTTATACTATGATGAATTGGGTAAGCCTCATCTTGATGGTGAATCCTACATATCCATCACGCACAGTTATGAACTTACCGCCATCATTATAAGCGATGCAACCACAGGCATTGATGTAGAAAAGCGACGTGATAAAATCCTGCGCATTGCAAAAAAGTTCGTGAACTATGAGACAGATTTCATCAATTCCCAAACCAATAAAGTAAGCGCACTCACCGTTATCTGGGGCTCCAAAGAATCTATGTATAAATGTCTTGGTCAAAAAGGATTGGGCTTCTTTGATCACTGTAAAGTGGAGCCGTTTGATCTTGCAGAAAACAAAACAACCTCTAGGATCGACTTTAATGAGATCCAACTTTCCTACGACACCTATTTTGAGGAAGTGCTGGAATACACACTAGTTTACATTTTGCCACAGTCTTGA
- a CDS encoding geranylgeranylglyceryl/heptaprenylglyceryl phosphate synthase, which produces MRILESIKVNRRTLGILLDPEKLDVDGFPAFAKAIQSSTLKLKKDLDLDQIIFLIGGSTMENVVLDSWLIAFKNQIDLKLVLFPGSAYQISEHADGLLFLNLISGRNPEYLIGEQVKAASRLKESKLDIIPTGYVLLNGGKQTAVERVSKTKPIDQKETDLIMDTVFAGQLMGNQLIYLEAGSGANVPVNPDIVGQVVSTVDIPVIVGGGLRTLKDINERFKAGAKLVVVGTAIEDDLNWKG; this is translated from the coding sequence ATGAGAATCCTTGAAAGTATCAAAGTAAACCGACGTACGTTGGGAATTCTATTAGACCCTGAAAAACTGGATGTAGATGGTTTTCCCGCTTTCGCGAAAGCGATACAATCATCCACATTAAAACTCAAAAAAGACCTTGATCTTGACCAAATCATATTTCTAATAGGTGGCAGCACCATGGAAAATGTAGTTTTAGATTCATGGCTCATCGCGTTCAAAAATCAGATTGATTTAAAACTGGTCTTATTCCCAGGATCTGCCTACCAGATTTCAGAACATGCTGATGGGTTGTTGTTTCTCAACCTTATTTCAGGTCGCAATCCAGAATATTTGATAGGCGAGCAGGTAAAAGCCGCCAGCCGATTAAAGGAATCCAAGTTGGACATAATTCCTACAGGATATGTGTTGCTCAATGGCGGCAAACAAACCGCCGTTGAGCGTGTTTCTAAAACAAAACCCATAGATCAAAAAGAAACCGATTTGATTATGGATACAGTATTTGCTGGACAATTGATGGGCAACCAATTGATCTATCTTGAAGCTGGAAGCGGCGCAAATGTTCCAGTAAATCCTGATATAGTTGGTCAAGTTGTGTCCACCGTTGACATTCCAGTCATCGTTGGTGGTGGTTTGCGCACTTTGAAAGATATCAATGAAAGGTTTAAAGCAGGAGCTAAATTGGTCGTTGTGGGAACCGCCATCGAGGATGATCTAAATTGGAAAGGTTAG
- a CDS encoding thiamine-binding protein: MEVSIELTMSPLQDDFESHIIDFIKALRASEFEVLENPLSTQIYGDYNKLMPFLTEAIENSISKQDAVLIYMKLVKSNRADYKPHF, encoded by the coding sequence ATGGAAGTTTCCATTGAATTGACCATGTCGCCATTACAGGATGACTTTGAATCGCACATCATCGACTTCATAAAAGCTTTGAGAGCATCAGAGTTTGAAGTTTTGGAAAACCCATTATCCACTCAGATTTATGGTGATTACAATAAGTTGATGCCTTTCCTGACTGAAGCTATTGAAAACAGCATTTCAAAACAAGATGCCGTGTTGATCTACATGAAACTGGTCAAATCAAATCGCGCCGACTATAAGCCGCATTTCTAG
- the pnuC gene encoding nicotinamide riboside transporter PnuC: MELFDYVFGQYKDYPALFFWLEIFACVCTLVSAVCSIRNNIWVFPFGIVSTGIFIYLCLEWNLLGDMIINIYYFVMSIYGWYIWTRMVDPNHVTPVTKATVLEWYKSAGIFIAASLLVYFVYWYSDRFESVVSYVDILTTGFFFVGMYLLALRKIENLLVLLVGNIISVPLYFYKGYSFSAILYFILIIMAIIGYYQWKKYLNKPILAD, from the coding sequence ATGGAGTTATTCGATTACGTATTTGGGCAGTATAAAGATTATCCGGCGCTGTTTTTCTGGCTAGAGATTTTTGCCTGCGTTTGTACGCTGGTAAGTGCCGTTTGTTCAATACGCAATAATATATGGGTATTTCCATTCGGGATTGTGAGTACTGGTATCTTTATCTATTTGTGTCTGGAATGGAACCTGCTGGGTGATATGATCATCAACATCTACTATTTTGTCATGAGTATTTATGGCTGGTACATTTGGACGCGTATGGTGGATCCCAACCACGTCACGCCGGTTACTAAGGCCACTGTGCTGGAATGGTATAAATCTGCAGGCATCTTTATCGCTGCGTCGTTGCTGGTTTATTTTGTTTATTGGTATTCTGATCGGTTTGAATCTGTCGTGAGCTATGTGGATATCTTGACAACCGGATTCTTCTTTGTTGGGATGTATTTGTTGGCTTTACGCAAAATAGAAAACCTTCTCGTTTTGCTTGTTGGGAACATCATTTCAGTACCGTTGTACTTTTATAAGGGATACAGTTTTAGCGCAATATTGTATTTTATACTGATCATTATGGCCATCATAGGATATTACCAATGGAAAAAATACCTGAACAAACCCATTTTAGCGGACTAA
- a CDS encoding AAA family ATPase — translation MEKIPEQTHFSGLRIVLYGPESTGKSTLAQQLSAHYREPQVEEFARDYLQELFDQNGHICTYDDILPIAIGQRTAENIASAKANKFLFCDTDIVETYVYSMAYFDKVPAELIAAIKKSKYDHYVLLDVDTPWTDDDLRDKPNERKEMFNRFEAALQEYGYKYTKVSGLGENRLKNAINAIEKLI, via the coding sequence ATGGAAAAAATACCTGAACAAACCCATTTTAGCGGACTAAGAATCGTGCTCTACGGTCCAGAAAGTACGGGAAAGTCCACCCTGGCACAGCAGCTTTCAGCGCACTATAGAGAGCCGCAGGTAGAAGAGTTTGCAAGGGATTATCTTCAAGAACTCTTTGATCAGAACGGTCACATCTGTACTTATGATGACATCCTACCTATTGCTATTGGGCAACGTACTGCTGAAAATATCGCTTCCGCGAAAGCGAACAAATTTTTATTTTGTGATACTGACATTGTTGAGACCTATGTGTATTCCATGGCTTATTTTGACAAAGTACCAGCAGAATTGATCGCTGCGATTAAGAAATCCAAATACGATCACTATGTACTGCTCGATGTCGATACGCCGTGGACGGACGATGATTTGCGGGACAAACCTAATGAGCGTAAGGAAATGTTCAATAGATTTGAGGCAGCCCTGCAGGAATATGGTTACAAATACACGAAGGTTTCAGGATTGGGAGAGAATCGTTTGAAAAATGCTATCAACGCCATAGAAAAATTGATATAA
- a CDS encoding DUF4301 family protein encodes MELTATQEEQLKEKGISKKTLEQQIHRFVNGFPTVKLKKAAVVGDGILRISDSEIKDYVEFYDSKREDLDILKFVPASGAATRMFKFLHEFLQEYDASEESINSFINRKNARDLFTFFVGIEKFPFYDAVIESLKKGIDNWQSLSDRDKKERFVRKMLFKNGFNFSAMPKGLVPFHSYGEHKVTAFEEHLHEASGYAATKNEARLHFTIAQAYKNHFVNEFDRIEKAVEESTGKNYEISFSYQKPSTDTVAVDMQDKPIVNKDGTLFFRPAGHGALLDNLNEQDADLIFIKNIDNVTVSNLDEDVSVYKKMLAGVLLKVQEKAFTYLENLQTDSIEDNAFQEMEEFILEQLMRRLPRDYHKYTTIYKREALIEALNRPLRVCGMVKNEGEPGGGPFWVTNEYGQSSLQIVESAQVDDDDYRQRNIAANCTHFNPVDIVCGVRDYQGNKFDLADFRDLETGFITHKSRKGHELKAQELPGLWNGAMAHWNTIFVEVPLITFNPVKTVNDLLKPAHQG; translated from the coding sequence ATGGAATTAACAGCCACACAAGAAGAACAATTAAAGGAGAAAGGGATCTCTAAGAAAACCCTAGAACAACAGATCCACAGATTTGTCAATGGTTTTCCTACAGTAAAACTTAAAAAAGCTGCTGTGGTAGGTGATGGAATTTTGCGCATTTCAGATTCTGAAATAAAGGATTATGTTGAGTTTTATGATTCTAAACGTGAAGATCTGGACATTCTAAAATTTGTTCCAGCCAGTGGTGCTGCTACAAGAATGTTTAAGTTTTTACACGAGTTTCTACAAGAATATGATGCCAGCGAAGAATCCATTAATTCATTTATCAATCGCAAAAATGCTCGGGATCTGTTCACGTTTTTTGTGGGAATCGAGAAGTTTCCGTTTTATGATGCTGTTATTGAATCATTGAAAAAAGGTATTGATAACTGGCAAAGTCTTTCTGACCGCGACAAGAAAGAGCGATTCGTTCGCAAGATGCTTTTCAAGAACGGTTTTAATTTTAGTGCGATGCCTAAAGGGTTGGTTCCGTTTCATAGCTATGGTGAGCATAAAGTGACGGCTTTTGAAGAACATCTACATGAGGCGTCTGGCTATGCAGCAACAAAGAATGAAGCGCGATTGCATTTCACCATTGCCCAGGCCTATAAAAACCATTTTGTAAATGAGTTTGACCGCATCGAAAAGGCGGTTGAAGAATCGACAGGTAAAAACTATGAGATTTCATTTTCCTATCAAAAACCCAGTACAGATACCGTAGCTGTTGACATGCAGGACAAGCCTATCGTCAATAAGGATGGAACATTGTTCTTTAGACCTGCTGGTCACGGTGCGTTGCTGGATAACCTCAACGAACAGGACGCTGATCTCATTTTTATTAAAAATATTGATAATGTAACGGTATCTAACCTTGACGAAGATGTGAGTGTTTACAAGAAAATGCTGGCAGGCGTTCTGCTTAAGGTTCAGGAAAAAGCATTTACATATCTAGAAAACCTACAAACGGACTCCATTGAGGATAATGCCTTTCAGGAAATGGAAGAATTTATTCTGGAGCAACTCATGCGTCGCTTACCTAGAGACTATCACAAATACACAACAATATATAAACGTGAGGCTTTAATAGAAGCATTGAACCGACCATTGCGAGTATGCGGCATGGTTAAGAATGAAGGCGAGCCTGGCGGTGGACCTTTCTGGGTCACAAATGAATATGGACAGAGCAGTTTACAAATAGTAGAAAGCGCTCAAGTGGACGATGATGATTATAGACAGCGCAATATTGCTGCAAATTGTACGCACTTTAATCCAGTAGATATTGTTTGTGGCGTTCGTGATTACCAAGGCAACAAATTCGATTTGGCAGATTTCAGAGATCTAGAAACAGGATTTATCACCCACAAATCCAGAAAAGGTCATGAGCTCAAAGCACAGGAACTGCCGGGATTATGGAATGGCGCGATGGCACATTGGAACACCATTTTTGTTGAAGTGCCTCTTATCACATTCAACCCAGTGAAAACGGTGAACGATTTACTCAAACCTGCACACCAAGGATAG
- the arfB gene encoding alternative ribosome rescue aminoacyl-tRNA hydrolase ArfB, whose product MDIEQLQREVSYTATTSSGAGGQHVNKVATRVQVELDVENSTAFTNPERERILESIGNRLTKDGRLQLSSQDTRSQATNKERVFQKLLDVLNTARKPKKVRKKRRTPAHVKRKRLNDKKKHGEKKSNRNFRY is encoded by the coding sequence ATGGATATCGAGCAGTTGCAACGCGAGGTAAGTTATACCGCAACGACTTCCAGCGGTGCTGGTGGCCAGCACGTCAATAAAGTGGCTACCAGAGTGCAAGTGGAGCTAGATGTTGAAAATAGTACTGCTTTCACAAACCCAGAACGTGAGAGAATTCTCGAGTCGATTGGAAATCGACTGACCAAAGATGGCAGACTGCAATTGAGTTCGCAGGATACACGCAGTCAGGCGACCAATAAAGAGCGTGTTTTCCAAAAGCTTTTGGATGTTCTGAATACTGCGCGCAAACCCAAGAAGGTGCGTAAGAAGAGACGTACTCCTGCACATGTAAAACGCAAGCGATTGAACGACAAGAAAAAGCACGGTGAGAAAAAGTCAAATAGAAACTTTAGGTATTAG
- a CDS encoding thioredoxin family protein: MELQEIIKKSLENSISYQQYRAFVEAHVVNGTNSGTEVTEALAEYTKLNHQRMKRLDKTMKLLPETETFLNQFDKNVSFLILTESWCGDAAQTMPMINKIAVAAGIPFEVVLRDDNLELMDHFLTNGSRSIAKLLILDESKSKVLATWGPRPTNATQLVAKEKAEKGQLSPEFKQELQNWYNKDKGKDSEKDIMELLKQIN, translated from the coding sequence ATGGAATTACAAGAGATTATCAAAAAATCCTTAGAGAATAGTATTTCGTACCAGCAATATCGAGCTTTTGTTGAGGCGCACGTGGTAAACGGCACTAACTCTGGAACAGAAGTCACAGAAGCTCTTGCAGAATATACCAAGCTCAACCACCAGCGCATGAAGCGACTGGATAAAACGATGAAACTCTTACCAGAAACGGAAACATTTCTAAATCAATTCGATAAAAATGTGAGCTTTTTAATTTTAACAGAAAGCTGGTGTGGCGATGCGGCACAGACGATGCCTATGATCAACAAAATTGCAGTCGCAGCTGGTATTCCATTTGAGGTTGTTTTAAGAGATGATAATCTTGAATTGATGGATCACTTCCTCACTAATGGTAGTAGATCGATCGCCAAACTTCTTATCCTAGACGAATCTAAATCAAAAGTTCTAGCGACTTGGGGACCACGACCTACCAATGCTACACAACTGGTAGCCAAAGAAAAAGCTGAAAAAGGCCAATTATCACCAGAATTCAAGCAGGAATTACAGAATTGGTACAATAAGGATAAAGGAAAAGATTCGGAGAAGGATATAATGGAGTTGTTGAAGCAAATCAATTAA
- a CDS encoding molecular chaperone DjiA: MSFFGYIFLFLVLRWLYSLFVNSSATTQRSGSPFQQRSTTVSPEDFELHLLTLSSIVMKADGKVTQNEMTYVQQYFVSSYGKDRANAIFKVFNEVVKKREINPQRICQYLNARTRYESRLQILHFLFGIAQADGHVSTSEVNILQQIAGYLRLTQRDFVSIKAMFVKDQDNAYKILEIDKSVPDHEVKKAYRTMAKKYHPDKLIDMDEAYRKGAEEKFRAVQQAYETIQKERGMV; this comes from the coding sequence ATGAGTTTTTTCGGTTACATTTTTCTTTTCTTGGTATTGCGATGGTTGTATTCACTGTTTGTCAATAGTTCTGCAACTACACAGCGATCAGGATCACCATTTCAACAACGTTCCACCACCGTTAGTCCTGAAGATTTTGAGTTGCATCTCTTGACCCTTTCATCAATTGTCATGAAAGCAGATGGGAAAGTAACGCAGAACGAGATGACTTATGTCCAGCAGTATTTTGTGAGCAGTTATGGCAAGGATCGCGCCAATGCTATTTTCAAAGTATTCAACGAGGTCGTTAAGAAGCGCGAGATCAATCCGCAGCGTATCTGTCAGTATTTGAATGCCAGAACGCGATATGAATCGCGATTGCAGATCCTTCATTTTTTATTCGGCATTGCGCAGGCAGATGGTCATGTGAGTACTTCAGAGGTTAACATTCTCCAGCAGATTGCTGGTTATTTGAGACTTACCCAGCGAGATTTTGTTTCTATTAAAGCCATGTTTGTCAAGGATCAGGATAACGCCTATAAAATTTTGGAAATCGATAAGTCTGTTCCAGATCACGAGGTCAAAAAAGCATATCGCACCATGGCCAAAAAATACCATCCCGACAAACTAATCGATATGGATGAAGCCTACCGCAAAGGAGCCGAAGAGAAATTCCGTGCGGTTCAACAGGCTTATGAGACCATCCAAAAAGAACGTGGAATGGTTTAA
- a CDS encoding SCO family protein — MKKFLKHNKWRILFMVVLCAGIMAAFQYALTPERELAILQPDQFDPSLVDDSMLFVKKYHKIAPFELVNQNGDTITEADYQDKIYVADFFFTTCPSICPVMTKNMTTLQEEFKDDPEVMLLSHSVTPEIDSVQVLREYADRKGVMDSKWNLVTGDRKQIYDLARKSYLAAKKNKYGGENAMIHTENFLLVDKEGRLRERSYDGTDEEEIKALIEDIYVLKDSYKTED, encoded by the coding sequence ATGAAGAAATTCCTAAAACATAACAAGTGGCGCATCCTTTTTATGGTAGTGCTTTGTGCTGGAATCATGGCGGCATTTCAATATGCGCTTACTCCAGAACGTGAACTGGCCATCTTACAACCTGATCAATTTGATCCATCGCTGGTGGACGACAGCATGTTGTTTGTAAAAAAATACCACAAAATCGCTCCCTTTGAACTGGTGAATCAAAACGGTGATACCATCACGGAAGCCGATTACCAAGACAAAATCTATGTGGCTGACTTCTTCTTCACAACCTGTCCTAGCATCTGTCCCGTGATGACTAAAAACATGACGACATTGCAAGAAGAATTTAAAGATGATCCTGAAGTGATGCTGCTCTCACACAGTGTAACTCCAGAGATTGACAGCGTCCAGGTGTTGCGTGAATATGCCGACCGTAAAGGCGTTATGGATTCAAAATGGAATCTAGTTACTGGTGATCGCAAACAGATTTATGATCTTGCTCGCAAGTCATATCTAGCTGCTAAAAAGAATAAGTATGGTGGCGAGAACGCCATGATCCATACTGAAAACTTCCTTTTGGTGGATAAGGAAGGTCGCTTGCGCGAGCGTTCCTATGATGGTACCGACGAGGAAGAAATCAAAGCTTTGATTGAAGATATTTATGTGTTGAAGGACAGTTATAAAACTGAGGATTGA
- the rseP gene encoding RIP metalloprotease RseP, which produces MHPTIVLIINFLMSLSLLIVLHELGHFIPARLFKIKVEKFYLFFDIKFSLFKKKIGETVYGIGWLPLGGYVKIAGMIDESMDKEQMALPPQPWEFRSKPAWQRLIVMLGGVIVNVLVGFIIYAGIIYSQGTPVAKGDDFKYGFGYSKTLENVGFEQGDQPLLINNDTLENALDLNKMLVFRDVETVTVLRNGQPVQINIPEDIGNRMFEDGIMGRPEFRYPFVIDSIAPGKLADSLGLKKGDDVIAAAGKPIEYQTDFTYAMNNDVVPGEPFILSIVSDGNQRDVELTLSESELAEGLGIYTNNLREFADFSTRNYSIGESLVAGVSRGYWTMHDYVAQFKYVFTKKGAGQLGGFGTIAKLYPDTFNWLEFWSTTALISFILAVMNILPIPALDGGHVMFLLYEIVTGRKPGDKFMERAQIIGILILLALMLYANGNDVYKWLFG; this is translated from the coding sequence ATGCATCCTACGATTGTATTGATTATAAATTTCTTGATGAGTCTTTCCCTGCTCATCGTTCTTCACGAATTAGGACATTTTATCCCAGCACGACTATTTAAAATTAAGGTTGAAAAGTTCTATTTGTTCTTTGATATCAAATTCTCCCTATTCAAGAAAAAGATAGGTGAGACCGTTTATGGTATAGGCTGGTTGCCACTAGGTGGTTATGTCAAGATCGCAGGAATGATTGATGAGAGCATGGACAAGGAGCAAATGGCGCTACCACCACAACCATGGGAATTTAGATCTAAACCAGCATGGCAACGATTGATCGTGATGTTAGGCGGTGTGATAGTAAATGTACTAGTTGGGTTTATCATTTATGCTGGAATCATTTATTCTCAGGGCACACCGGTTGCCAAAGGCGATGATTTCAAATATGGGTTCGGTTATTCAAAAACCTTGGAAAATGTAGGTTTTGAGCAAGGTGATCAACCATTGCTTATAAATAACGATACGCTTGAGAATGCTCTTGACCTAAACAAGATGTTGGTTTTTAGAGATGTGGAGACGGTGACCGTTTTGAGAAATGGACAACCGGTACAAATCAATATTCCAGAAGACATAGGCAATCGCATGTTTGAGGATGGTATAATGGGAAGGCCTGAGTTTAGATACCCATTTGTCATAGACTCCATCGCACCAGGAAAGCTTGCAGATTCTTTAGGCTTGAAAAAGGGCGATGATGTAATTGCTGCAGCTGGTAAGCCTATCGAGTATCAAACAGATTTTACGTATGCCATGAATAATGATGTGGTTCCTGGTGAACCATTTATATTATCTATCGTATCTGACGGGAATCAAAGAGATGTAGAATTAACGCTTTCAGAATCAGAACTTGCTGAAGGGCTGGGAATCTACACTAATAACCTTAGAGAATTTGCTGATTTTAGCACACGTAACTACTCCATTGGAGAAAGTTTAGTAGCAGGTGTTTCTAGAGGTTATTGGACGATGCATGATTATGTGGCACAATTTAAATACGTATTTACCAAAAAGGGCGCAGGACAGTTAGGCGGTTTTGGGACAATAGCAAAATTGTATCCAGACACGTTCAATTGGCTGGAATTCTGGAGTACGACAGCTCTAATCTCATTTATACTTGCGGTTATGAATATCCTGCCTATTCCAGCATTAGATGGTGGTCACGTGATGTTTTTGCTTTATGAAATAGTAACGGGTCGCAAGCCAGGAGACAAGTTTATGGAACGCGCTCAAATCATAGGTATATTAATATTGTTAGCTTTAATGTTGTACGCAAATGGAAACGATGTTTACAAATGGCTTTTCGGATAG